A genomic window from Maledivibacter sp. includes:
- a CDS encoding LysR family transcriptional regulator: MDVNFELYKVFYFAAKTLNFSKAANKLYVSQSAVSQSIKLLEKKLSTKLFFRHTKNMKLTSEGETLFKHIEQAFNFIKSGERAIFEIDNLLYGEIRIGASDTICKYFLLPYFKKFHEDYPNIRIHITNRPSPVCIDLLKSGSIDIAVVNLNNKYKYENLEVTPVKTIQDVFIGGEKFKTLKNKPIRLKELEEYPILSLEKNSTTRTYFDQLIKNHDVKISPEFELDSIDLLVEMTKIGLGISFVIEDAIKLELEKGKIFKLDIKETISARNIGVVTHNKIPLPPAGEEFIKMF, encoded by the coding sequence ATGGATGTAAATTTTGAACTGTATAAGGTTTTCTATTTTGCAGCAAAGACCTTGAATTTTTCTAAGGCTGCAAATAAGCTATATGTCTCTCAATCAGCAGTAAGTCAATCCATAAAGCTTTTGGAAAAAAAACTAAGCACTAAACTGTTTTTCAGACACACCAAAAATATGAAACTGACTTCTGAAGGCGAAACCCTTTTCAAGCATATTGAGCAAGCCTTTAACTTCATAAAATCCGGGGAAAGAGCTATATTTGAAATAGATAATCTGTTGTATGGCGAAATACGAATCGGTGCCAGTGATACAATCTGTAAATATTTTCTCCTACCTTACTTCAAAAAATTCCATGAAGATTATCCAAATATAAGGATTCACATAACTAATAGACCATCTCCAGTGTGTATAGACCTATTAAAAAGCGGCAGCATTGATATAGCAGTAGTTAATTTAAATAATAAATATAAATATGAAAACCTAGAAGTAACTCCTGTAAAAACCATACAAGATGTTTTCATTGGAGGAGAAAAATTTAAGACTTTGAAAAATAAACCCATAAGGTTAAAGGAGCTTGAAGAATATCCAATACTGAGTCTTGAGAAAAATTCCACCACAAGAACTTATTTTGATCAACTGATTAAAAATCATGACGTAAAAATATCTCCAGAATTCGAACTAGATAGTATAGATTTGCTTGTAGAGATGACTAAAATCGGGCTTGGGATTTCCTTTGTAATAGAAGATGCCATAAAGTTAGAATTGGAAAAAGGCAAAATTTTTAAACTGGATATTAAAGAAACTATATCTGCTAGAAATATTGGAGTAGTTACCCATAATAAAATCCCTCTCCCCCCTGCTGGTGAAGAGTTTATCAAGATGTTCTAA
- the purF gene encoding amidophosphoribosyltransferase — MYCNNFDFDKLNEECGVFGVYSKGSQNISRMIYYGLVTLQHRGQESAGIAAYNDGKIHYYKEMGLVREVFNKTVLDRLNGHIAIGHVRYSTTGESYVTNAQPLVVQYKGGSIALAHNGNLVNADKIRNELEDNGSIFQTSIDSEVIANLIAKNYNLGFKESIVEAVKRIRGSFALNIICEGKLIGARDPHGLRPLCIGKLDDGYVLSSESCALSVVGAELIRDVKPGEVVIIDDNGIESIIYDEGKQKALCSFEFVYFARPDSVLDGQSVYKSRIEAGKILAQEHPVDADIVMAVPDSGTVAAIGYAEESGIPYRQGLLKNKYLGRTFIQPDQKMRELMVKLKLSVLKENIEGKRLVLIDDSIVRGTTSSRIVDMLRQAGAKEVHLRVSSPPVTHSCYFGIDTPTRKQLIGATHSIEEIREQIGADSLGYLSVEGLVKSINMEDEKLCTACFCGNYPMEVPSLGNKFLFEKK; from the coding sequence ATGTACTGCAATAATTTTGATTTTGATAAATTAAATGAAGAGTGTGGAGTATTTGGAGTATATTCTAAGGGTAGTCAAAATATATCTAGAATGATTTATTATGGATTGGTGACATTGCAGCATAGGGGACAGGAAAGTGCAGGGATTGCAGCATATAATGATGGTAAAATCCATTATTATAAGGAAATGGGATTGGTTAGGGAAGTATTCAATAAAACTGTACTAGATAGACTAAATGGGCATATAGCCATTGGACACGTTAGATATTCTACAACCGGAGAAAGCTATGTGACCAATGCTCAACCACTGGTAGTACAATATAAAGGTGGATCAATAGCCCTTGCCCATAATGGAAATCTAGTAAATGCGGATAAAATCAGAAATGAACTTGAAGACAATGGTTCCATATTTCAGACTTCAATAGATAGCGAGGTAATAGCCAACTTAATAGCTAAGAACTATAATCTAGGATTTAAAGAATCAATTGTTGAAGCTGTAAAAAGAATAAGGGGCTCCTTTGCCCTCAATATTATCTGTGAAGGAAAGCTTATTGGAGCAAGAGATCCCCATGGATTGAGACCCCTATGTATTGGAAAACTCGATGATGGCTACGTTTTATCATCGGAAAGCTGTGCCCTTAGTGTTGTAGGAGCAGAATTGATAAGGGATGTTAAACCTGGAGAGGTTGTTATAATAGATGATAATGGTATAGAGTCAATTATATATGATGAAGGTAAGCAAAAGGCCCTTTGTTCCTTTGAATTTGTGTATTTTGCTAGACCAGACAGTGTTTTGGATGGACAAAGTGTATATAAAAGTAGGATTGAAGCAGGTAAAATACTTGCTCAGGAGCATCCAGTGGATGCAGATATAGTTATGGCTGTGCCGGATTCAGGAACCGTTGCGGCAATAGGCTACGCAGAGGAATCTGGAATTCCCTATAGACAGGGATTACTAAAAAACAAATATTTGGGAAGAACTTTTATTCAACCGGATCAAAAAATGAGAGAGCTTATGGTTAAGCTAAAACTTAGTGTTCTTAAGGAAAATATTGAAGGTAAAAGACTTGTTTTAATTGATGATTCCATAGTTAGAGGGACTACAAGCAGTAGAATTGTAGATATGTTGAGACAAGCTGGAGCCAAGGAGGTTCATCTAAGGGTAAGTTCGCCACCCGTTACCCATTCATGCTACTTTGGCATAGATACTCCAACAAGAAAACAACTAATAGGAGCTACCCATTCAATTGAAGAAATAAGAGAGCAAATTGGAGCAGATAGCTTAGGATACTTAAGTGTAGAGGGACTTGTAAAATCCATTAATATGGAGGATGAAAAACTTTGTACAGCTTGCTTCTGTGGAAACTATCCTATGGAGGTTCCAAGCCTTGGCAATAAGTTCTTATTTGAGAAAAAGTAG
- a CDS encoding phosphoribosylaminoimidazolesuccinocarboxamide synthase, with protein sequence MKKLEMLYEGKAKKVFKTDDEKRYIIEYKDDATAFNGEKKGTIGGKGVINNKMSALLFKMLEEKGIPTHFVELLSDRECLVKDVKILPLEVIMRNVAAGSLAKRLGLEEGVVMKTPVLEFCYKDDDLGDPMINDYHIKAIELATDGQLDKVKEYALKINDILVQYFKARNIKLIDFKLEFGLHDGEVILADEISPDTCRLWDAETNKKLDKDRFRRDLGDVEEAYEEVLGRLQ encoded by the coding sequence ATGAAAAAACTTGAAATGTTATATGAAGGTAAGGCTAAGAAGGTTTTTAAAACCGATGATGAAAAAAGATATATAATCGAATACAAGGATGATGCAACAGCTTTCAATGGAGAAAAAAAGGGAACAATAGGTGGTAAGGGCGTAATCAACAATAAAATGTCAGCTTTACTTTTTAAGATGCTAGAGGAAAAAGGAATACCGACTCACTTTGTTGAATTATTAAGTGATAGAGAATGTTTAGTTAAGGATGTAAAAATACTTCCATTAGAAGTTATCATGAGAAATGTTGCTGCGGGATCTTTAGCTAAGAGATTGGGACTTGAAGAAGGAGTAGTAATGAAGACTCCAGTTTTAGAGTTTTGCTACAAGGATGATGATCTGGGCGATCCAATGATCAATGATTATCATATTAAAGCTATAGAGCTTGCAACCGATGGGCAGCTTGACAAGGTTAAGGAATATGCCTTGAAAATAAATGATATATTGGTACAATATTTTAAAGCAAGAAATATTAAGCTTATTGATTTTAAATTAGAATTTGGTTTACATGATGGAGAAGTAATACTTGCCGATGAGATTTCCCCTGATACTTGTAGACTATGGGATGCAGAGACTAATAAAAAGCTCGATAAGGATAGATTTAGAAGGGATTTAGGAGATGTGGAAGAGGCTTACGAAGAGGTCTTGGGGAGATTACAGTAA
- a CDS encoding phosphoribosylformylglycinamidine synthase gives MRNVVRRLFVEKKSGFDVEAQHLLKNIKDNLGIDGLTGLRVINRYDVSGILEDEFERAKRTIFSEPNVDSVYNETLESSDDERVLAIEFLPGQYDQRADSAMQCIQILTQKERPKVYVAKLLLLKGKINDEDFDKIKGYCINSVDSREASLEKPETLEMETIAVRDVMILDGFIDKNVDELTKFREEFGFAMSTDDLLFCRDYFRDIEKRNPTVTEIKTIDTYWSDHCRHTTFLTEIEEAEIEKGYYGEAIEEAYAEYLKSREYVYGDGDRDICLMDIAILAMKELRKKGKLDDLEVSDEINACSIEVDVDVNDKNEKWLVMFKNETHNHPTEIEPFGGAATCLGGSIRDPLSGRAYVYQAMRVTGSGDPRTRIEDTLPGKLPQRKITIEAAAGYSSYGNQIGLATGQVAEVYDEGFLAKRMEIGAVIAAAPRENVKREQPVDGDLIILVGGRTGRDGCGGATGSSKEHTEESIFTCGAEVQKGNPPTERKIQRLFRNSELARLIKKCNDFGAGGVSVAIGELADSLEIDLDKVPKKYEGLDGTELAISESQERMAVVIDKKDLDRFKELALLENLEATLVASVTNTGRLIMQWRGKEILNLSRDFLNTNGVKQRTQVKVINPLKEDNYFDKTALMYGDKEIKTAWIENLKDLNVADQKGLVERFDSTIGAGSVLMPFGGKYSLTPSEGMVAKIPVLDGETNTCTIMTYGYNPRLAKWSPFHGAMYAVIESVSKVVALGGDYKGIRLTLQEYFEKLGNDKEKWGKPFSALLGAFYVQKKLEIPAIGGKDSMSGTFKDLNVPPTLVSFAVDTADARAIVSPEFKKENSYVVFIPLKKDERSIPDFDGLDKNYSKIYELIQDGRVLSTGAVKIGGIAATVSKMAFGNKIGLEITDTMEAQQLFKADYGSMILEIDSKEDLNELLSGLEYKILGKTQGKKAIDINAVSIDLDEAIDAFREPLKDIFPVKEDVEGTPESISYEKGNILKTSIKIAKPRVLIPVFPGTNCEYDTAKAFERAGGMAETMVLRNLTPSDIEKSIDEIVKKIEDSQIIALPGGFSAGDEPDGSGKFIATVFRNPRVGKAVMKLIKDRDGLMIGICNGFQALIKLGLLPYGEIRDMDESCPTLTFNKIGRHVSCMPMTKVVSNLSPWFNNVKVGDVHRIAMSHGEGRFASSDDVMKKLIANGQVATQYVDFDGNPSYDGEFNPNGSFNAVEGITSPDGRILGKMGHSERLGRDVCKNIPGDKDQRLFEAGIRYFG, from the coding sequence ATGAGAAATGTTGTTAGACGACTCTTTGTGGAAAAGAAAAGTGGTTTTGATGTAGAAGCACAGCATTTATTAAAAAATATAAAGGACAACTTAGGGATAGATGGGCTTACGGGTTTAAGAGTTATTAATCGTTATGATGTATCGGGAATATTGGAAGATGAATTTGAAAGAGCAAAAAGAACTATCTTCTCTGAGCCAAATGTTGACAGCGTATATAATGAGACTTTAGAAAGCAGTGACGATGAAAGGGTTTTAGCTATAGAGTTTTTACCTGGACAATACGATCAAAGGGCTGATTCAGCTATGCAGTGCATTCAAATATTAACTCAAAAAGAAAGGCCAAAGGTATATGTGGCCAAATTATTGTTACTTAAGGGAAAAATAAACGACGAGGATTTTGACAAGATAAAGGGCTATTGTATAAATTCCGTTGATTCTAGAGAAGCTTCCCTGGAGAAGCCGGAAACCTTGGAAATGGAAACCATAGCTGTAAGAGATGTAATGATTTTAGATGGATTTATAGATAAGAACGTAGATGAATTAACTAAGTTTAGAGAAGAATTTGGATTTGCAATGAGTACCGATGATCTTTTATTTTGTAGAGATTACTTTAGGGACATTGAAAAGAGAAATCCAACTGTTACTGAGATAAAAACTATCGATACCTACTGGTCAGATCATTGTAGGCATACTACATTTCTTACAGAAATAGAAGAAGCCGAGATAGAGAAGGGCTATTATGGAGAAGCTATTGAAGAGGCATATGCTGAATACCTAAAATCTAGAGAGTATGTTTATGGTGATGGGGATAGGGATATTTGTCTTATGGATATAGCTATTCTAGCCATGAAGGAGCTTAGGAAAAAAGGAAAACTAGATGATCTTGAAGTATCCGATGAGATAAATGCCTGTAGTATAGAAGTAGATGTAGATGTAAATGATAAAAATGAAAAATGGCTGGTTATGTTTAAAAATGAAACCCACAACCATCCTACGGAAATAGAGCCCTTTGGGGGAGCTGCCACTTGCCTTGGTGGATCAATAAGAGACCCATTATCGGGTAGAGCATATGTTTATCAGGCCATGAGGGTTACGGGAAGTGGAGATCCAAGAACAAGGATTGAAGATACATTACCTGGAAAGCTACCTCAAAGAAAAATAACTATAGAGGCTGCGGCGGGATACAGCTCCTATGGAAACCAGATAGGACTTGCCACTGGTCAGGTTGCTGAAGTATATGATGAAGGATTTTTAGCAAAGAGAATGGAAATAGGTGCAGTTATTGCAGCAGCACCAAGGGAAAATGTTAAAAGAGAACAGCCTGTAGATGGAGACCTCATAATACTTGTGGGGGGAAGAACCGGTAGAGATGGATGTGGTGGAGCCACTGGGTCTTCTAAGGAGCATACAGAAGAGTCTATTTTTACATGCGGTGCAGAGGTTCAAAAGGGTAATCCTCCAACGGAAAGAAAAATACAAAGACTCTTTAGAAATTCCGAGCTTGCAAGACTGATTAAAAAGTGTAATGACTTTGGGGCCGGTGGAGTTTCCGTTGCCATAGGTGAACTTGCAGACAGTCTTGAAATAGATTTAGATAAGGTACCAAAGAAATACGAAGGATTAGATGGAACAGAGCTTGCCATATCAGAATCTCAGGAGCGTATGGCAGTAGTTATAGATAAAAAGGATTTAGATAGATTCAAGGAGCTTGCTTTATTGGAAAATCTGGAAGCTACTTTAGTAGCGAGTGTCACAAATACCGGTAGATTGATAATGCAGTGGCGTGGAAAGGAAATTTTAAATCTCAGCAGGGACTTTTTAAATACAAATGGTGTTAAGCAAAGGACTCAGGTTAAAGTCATTAATCCATTAAAGGAAGACAATTATTTCGACAAAACTGCCCTTATGTATGGGGACAAAGAGATCAAAACTGCATGGATAGAAAACTTAAAGGATTTGAATGTTGCTGACCAAAAAGGATTAGTTGAAAGATTTGATAGTACTATAGGTGCTGGATCAGTACTAATGCCATTTGGTGGTAAATATTCACTTACTCCCTCAGAAGGTATGGTGGCGAAGATACCAGTACTAGATGGAGAAACCAATACCTGTACCATAATGACATATGGATATAATCCAAGACTAGCTAAATGGAGTCCCTTCCATGGAGCTATGTACGCAGTAATAGAGTCGGTTTCAAAGGTTGTGGCCCTCGGAGGAGACTATAAAGGCATTAGATTAACTCTGCAAGAGTATTTTGAGAAACTAGGAAATGATAAGGAAAAATGGGGTAAGCCATTTAGTGCATTATTAGGAGCCTTCTATGTTCAAAAGAAACTAGAGATACCAGCTATTGGAGGAAAGGACAGTATGTCTGGAACCTTTAAGGATTTAAATGTTCCCCCTACATTAGTATCATTTGCCGTAGATACAGCAGATGCCAGAGCCATTGTATCACCAGAATTCAAGAAAGAAAATAGCTATGTAGTATTTATCCCCCTTAAAAAGGATGAAAGAAGTATTCCAGATTTTGATGGGCTTGATAAGAATTATTCTAAGATTTATGAGCTTATTCAGGATGGAAGAGTATTATCAACAGGAGCTGTGAAAATAGGAGGTATAGCAGCTACAGTTTCAAAAATGGCATTTGGAAATAAAATAGGACTTGAAATTACTGATACAATGGAAGCTCAGCAGCTATTTAAGGCTGATTATGGTTCAATGATCTTAGAGATAGATTCAAAGGAAGATTTAAATGAATTGTTAAGCGGGTTGGAGTATAAAATTTTAGGAAAAACTCAAGGAAAAAAAGCCATCGACATAAATGCAGTAAGTATTGATCTCGATGAAGCTATAGATGCCTTTAGGGAGCCATTAAAGGATATATTTCCAGTCAAAGAAGATGTGGAGGGAACACCTGAAAGCATATCCTATGAAAAGGGAAACATACTAAAGACTAGTATAAAAATTGCAAAACCAAGGGTACTAATACCTGTATTTCCAGGTACAAATTGTGAGTATGATACAGCTAAAGCCTTTGAAAGGGCTGGAGGTATGGCTGAGACTATGGTACTTAGAAATCTTACTCCAAGTGACATTGAAAAATCTATTGATGAAATAGTGAAGAAGATAGAGGACAGTCAAATCATAGCCTTACCCGGTGGTTTTAGTGCTGGAGATGAACCCGATGGATCGGGTAAGTTTATAGCGACTGTATTTAGAAATCCAAGGGTAGGAAAAGCAGTTATGAAGCTTATAAAGGACAGAGACGGATTGATGATAGGTATATGTAATGGCTTCCAAGCACTTATCAAGCTAGGATTACTGCCATATGGCGAGATAAGGGATATGGATGAAAGTTGTCCTACGCTTACCTTCAATAAGATAGGACGCCACGTATCATGTATGCCTATGACGAAGGTTGTATCCAATCTTTCGCCTTGGTTTAACAATGTAAAGGTTGGAGACGTTCATAGAATAGCGATGTCCCATGGGGAAGGAAGATTTGCCTCAAGTGACGATGTAATGAAAAAGCTTATAGCTAATGGGCAGGTAGCTACGCAGTATGTAGATTTTGATGGAAATCCAAGCTATGATGGAGAGTTTAACCCTAATGGATCATTTAATGCAGTTGAGGGAATAACAAGTCCAGATGGAAGAATACTTGGTAAAATGGGGCATTCGGAAAGACTAGGTAGAGATGTATGCAAGAATATACCAGGTGATAAGGATCAAAGGTTATTTGAAGCGGGAATAAGATATTTTGGGTAG
- the purM gene encoding phosphoribosylformylglycinamidine cyclo-ligase, whose protein sequence is MSEKLTYTDSGVNIEEGARAVDLMKGYVKNTFTKNVLCDLGGFGGLFELNAKEYEAPVLVSGTDGVGTKLKLAFMMDKHDTVGIDLVAMCVNDILCQGAKPLFFLDYVATGKLEAEKVADIVKGISEGCIQSGSALIGGETAEMPGFYAAGEYDMAGFSVGIVDKPRIIDGSKIEDGDVVIGVASSGIHSNGYSLVRKLFLDRLGYGVDKYIEELGETLGEALLRPTKIYANTVIKVLSQYDVKGMVHITGGGFYENIPRIIPQGLGVEVNLGSWDVLPIFELMQREGNVETDEMFKTFNMGIGYIFIVKEKDGEGVLGAIKDTGENAYKIGKVVEGIHGVSLCR, encoded by the coding sequence ATGAGTGAAAAACTAACCTATACGGATTCAGGAGTGAATATAGAAGAAGGTGCTAGAGCTGTAGACTTGATGAAGGGATATGTAAAAAATACATTTACTAAGAATGTTCTATGCGACCTAGGTGGATTTGGGGGACTTTTCGAGTTAAATGCTAAAGAGTATGAAGCACCGGTTTTAGTTTCTGGAACCGATGGTGTCGGGACTAAGCTTAAGCTTGCATTTATGATGGATAAACACGATACTGTGGGTATTGACCTGGTGGCAATGTGTGTTAATGATATACTGTGTCAAGGAGCAAAGCCCTTATTTTTCTTAGATTATGTGGCAACTGGAAAGCTTGAGGCTGAAAAGGTCGCCGATATAGTGAAGGGGATTTCAGAGGGCTGTATTCAGTCAGGGTCGGCACTTATTGGTGGGGAGACCGCTGAAATGCCTGGATTCTATGCTGCAGGGGAGTATGATATGGCTGGATTTAGCGTAGGAATAGTAGACAAGCCTAGGATTATTGATGGAAGTAAGATAGAAGATGGAGACGTAGTTATAGGAGTAGCTTCAAGTGGTATCCATTCCAATGGATATTCCTTAGTTAGAAAGCTTTTCCTCGATAGATTAGGATATGGTGTAGATAAATACATTGAGGAATTAGGAGAAACCCTGGGAGAAGCATTACTAAGACCTACAAAGATTTATGCCAATACAGTTATAAAGGTATTAAGTCAATATGATGTTAAGGGTATGGTTCATATCACCGGCGGAGGCTTTTATGAAAACATTCCTAGAATTATTCCACAGGGCTTAGGTGTAGAGGTTAATCTAGGAAGCTGGGATGTACTGCCTATATTTGAGTTGATGCAAAGAGAAGGTAATGTTGAAACCGATGAAATGTTTAAAACCTTTAATATGGGTATCGGATATATATTTATTGTTAAAGAAAAGGATGGGGAAGGGGTACTCGGTGCTATTAAGGATACTGGCGAAAATGCCTATAAAATAGGAAAAGTAGTAGAGGGCATACATGGGGTGAGTTTATGCCGATAA
- the purH gene encoding bifunctional phosphoribosylaminoimidazolecarboxamide formyltransferase/IMP cyclohydrolase produces the protein MIKKALISVSDKSGIVEFAKKLKELGVEIISTGGTAKKLMENGVEVTKVSDITGFPECLDGRVKTLHPVIHGGILAIRDNEGHMAQLKELNIEPIDLLVINLYPFKQTIAKENVEFDEAIENIDIGGPTMLRSAAKNFKFVTVVTDPRDYDKVIGELNESNEVCYETKYELALKVFEHTSHYDTLISGYLRNRLGGREFPEVLTLTYEKVSDLRYGENPHQKASFYKEVGQTEGSLVNAVQLHGKELSFNNINDTNGALELLKEYEEPTVVGVKHTNACGVGSGYDIYDAYMKAYECDPKSIFGGIVAANRSIDYRTAEEINKIFVEIVIAPDFDEDALEILKSKKNIRLLKLKDISKKQRENAMDMKKVNGGILLQNVNSKMYKEELKVITERIPTEKEMEDLEFAWKVCKHIKSNGIVLAKNKQTVGVGPGQVNRIWAVENSIKQALVEVKGSVMASDAFFPFADCVEVAAKAGITAIIQPGGSIRDQESIDAANKYGIAMVFTGMRHFKH, from the coding sequence ATGATTAAAAAAGCTTTAATCAGTGTTTCAGATAAAAGTGGAATTGTAGAATTTGCTAAAAAGCTTAAGGAATTAGGGGTAGAGATTATCTCTACCGGTGGAACTGCTAAAAAACTTATGGAAAATGGTGTTGAAGTAACTAAGGTGTCAGATATTACAGGATTTCCAGAATGTTTAGATGGAAGAGTAAAAACTCTACATCCTGTTATACATGGTGGAATACTAGCCATAAGGGATAACGAAGGTCATATGGCTCAGTTAAAGGAGCTAAATATTGAACCAATAGATTTATTAGTGATAAACCTTTACCCCTTTAAGCAAACCATAGCTAAAGAAAATGTAGAGTTTGATGAGGCCATTGAAAATATAGATATAGGCGGGCCGACAATGCTAAGATCTGCGGCTAAGAATTTCAAATTTGTCACAGTAGTAACTGACCCTAGGGATTATGATAAAGTAATTGGTGAACTTAATGAGAGTAATGAGGTGTGCTATGAAACAAAATATGAATTGGCACTAAAGGTGTTCGAGCATACATCCCATTATGATACATTGATTTCCGGTTATTTAAGAAATAGATTAGGGGGTAGAGAGTTCCCAGAGGTTTTGACCCTTACCTATGAAAAGGTTAGTGATCTAAGGTATGGTGAAAATCCCCATCAAAAAGCTTCATTTTATAAAGAAGTAGGACAGACTGAGGGATCATTAGTTAATGCAGTTCAGTTACATGGGAAAGAGCTGTCCTTTAATAATATAAATGATACAAACGGAGCCCTAGAGCTGCTAAAGGAATATGAAGAACCGACAGTGGTAGGTGTAAAGCATACAAATGCATGTGGGGTTGGCAGTGGCTATGATATATACGATGCTTACATGAAGGCCTATGAATGTGATCCTAAATCAATCTTTGGAGGAATAGTTGCTGCTAATAGAAGCATAGATTATAGAACTGCCGAGGAGATAAATAAAATATTTGTTGAGATAGTTATTGCTCCAGATTTTGATGAAGATGCATTGGAGATACTTAAGTCAAAGAAAAATATCAGACTCTTAAAATTAAAGGATATAAGCAAAAAGCAAAGGGAAAATGCCATGGATATGAAAAAAGTTAATGGTGGTATTCTTCTTCAAAATGTAAATTCCAAGATGTATAAAGAGGAATTAAAGGTGATTACGGAAAGAATACCTACTGAAAAGGAAATGGAAGACTTGGAATTTGCCTGGAAGGTATGTAAGCACATTAAATCAAATGGTATAGTATTGGCTAAGAATAAGCAAACTGTAGGAGTAGGCCCTGGTCAAGTAAATAGAATTTGGGCTGTGGAAAATTCTATAAAACAAGCTTTGGTAGAGGTTAAAGGAAGTGTAATGGCATCCGATGCATTCTTCCCCTTTGCAGATTGCGTTGAAGTAGCGGCTAAAGCAGGGATAACAGCTATAATCCAACCTGGAGGCTCAATAAGAGACCAGGAATCAATAGATGCAGCCAATAAGTATGGTATAGCAATGGTATTTACGGGAATGAGACATTTTAAACATTAG
- the purE gene encoding 5-(carboxyamino)imidazole ribonucleotide mutase yields the protein MKIAIIMGSDSDYDVVKKSVKILKDFGVEADVRVISAHRTPFKAIDFAENAEKNGFELIIGAAGKAAHLPGVLAGVSTLPVIGLPIKSSTMDGMDSLLSIVQMPKGVPVATVAINGAENAALLAIQILSVKYEDLREKFREYKKEMAKQVEEKDAKIQSIINEG from the coding sequence ATGAAGATAGCGATTATTATGGGTAGCGATTCAGATTACGATGTGGTTAAGAAATCAGTAAAGATTCTTAAGGACTTTGGGGTTGAAGCAGACGTAAGGGTTATATCAGCCCATAGAACACCATTTAAGGCAATTGATTTTGCTGAAAATGCTGAGAAGAACGGATTTGAACTAATAATAGGAGCGGCTGGAAAAGCAGCACATCTTCCTGGAGTTTTAGCCGGTGTAAGTACACTTCCAGTTATAGGACTACCAATCAAATCCTCCACAATGGATGGCATGGATTCATTATTATCAATAGTGCAGATGCCAAAGGGAGTACCCGTTGCCACGGTTGCAATCAATGGAGCTGAAAATGCAGCTTTACTGGCAATTCAAATATTATCAGTTAAATATGAAGACTTAAGAGAGAAGTTTAGAGAATACAAGAAGGAAATGGCTAAGCAGGTTGAAGAGAAGGATGCTAAAATACAGTCTATAATTAATGAAGGCTAG
- the purN gene encoding phosphoribosylglycinamide formyltransferase — translation MKRIAVLVSGRGSNLQTIIDNIENGNINGRIEVVISSKKDAYALKRAENHDIEGIYIGKGNYPHVDARNDRLIEVLKERGVDLVVLAGYMSILNENFVKLFRHRIINIHPSLIPSFCGKGYYGSRVHRAVLDYGVKLTGATVHFVDEGTDTGPVILQKTVDVDFDDTVETLSDKVLKVEHELLPLGVKLFCEDRLVVEGRRVKLKGGI, via the coding sequence ATAAAGAGAATTGCCGTTTTAGTTTCAGGTAGAGGAAGCAATCTACAAACAATAATAGATAATATTGAAAATGGCAATATAAATGGAAGAATTGAAGTGGTTATTTCCAGTAAAAAGGATGCCTATGCACTAAAGAGGGCCGAAAACCATGATATTGAAGGTATATATATAGGAAAAGGAAACTATCCCCATGTGGATGCAAGAAATGATAGACTCATAGAAGTACTAAAGGAAAGAGGAGTGGACTTAGTTGTCCTTGCGGGATACATGAGCATATTGAATGAAAACTTTGTTAAGCTTTTTAGACATAGGATAATAAATATCCATCCTTCACTGATTCCAAGCTTTTGTGGTAAAGGGTATTATGGCTCGAGGGTACACAGGGCAGTACTGGATTATGGAGTGAAGTTGACGGGAGCTACTGTACATTTTGTAGATGAAGGAACTGACACGGGGCCAGTCATACTACAAAAAACCGTAGACGTAGATTTTGATGATACTGTAGAAACCTTGTCGGATAAGGTATTAAAAGTAGAACATGAGCTTCTTCCCCTTGGAGTGAAGCTATTTTGTGAGGATAGATTGGTAGTAGAGGGAAGAAGAGTTAAGTTAAAGGGAGGTATTTAA